CATGCCAGACTACGAAGTGATCGTAAAAAAGCTCGAACCCCTGCGGGTGGCCGGTTCGCGCGGCAAGATCCCGGTTTACTCGGAGCAGTTCCCGCTGTGGCGCGAGCTCGGGACGCATCTTTCGGAAAAGAAAATCCAGCCCACCGGCGCCTGCCTGACGCTGTATTACTCCGAGGAACCCGAGATCGACGCCGAGGTATGCGAGCCGGTGGCGCGGGACTATCCGGATACCGGGAAGGTGAAGTTCCACACCCTCCCGGCGGTTAACCAGGCCGCCTGTGTCGTGCACCACGGCCCATTTGCCACCATCGGCGGCGCCTACGGATTCCTTTCGAAATGGATCGAAGCCAACGGATTCGAATGCGTCGACGCGGTGCGCGAGGTGTACC
This sequence is a window from Anaerolineales bacterium. Protein-coding genes within it:
- a CDS encoding MerR family transcriptional regulator — its product is MLRIGDFSRIARVSVQTLRYYEALGLLKPVEVDRFTGYRHYAFDQLPRLHRILALKDLGLSLEEIARLLRDEPSTEQLMGMLRLKETELAERVAEELQRLERVRTRLRQLDEEQTMPDYEVIVKKLEPLRVAGSRGKIPVYSEQFPLWRELGTHLSEKKIQPTGACLTLYYSEEPEIDAEVCEPVARDYPDTGKVKFHTLPAVNQAACVVHHGPFATIGGAYGFLSKWIEANGFECVDAVREVY